In the Magnetospira sp. QH-2 genome, one interval contains:
- a CDS encoding hydrogen peroxide-inducible genes activator, translated as MYLPSPRQLQYLVALLDHRHFGRAAEACFVTQSTLSVGLQELEAGLDAALIERTKRKVIPTPLGMEIGQRARTLLRDMADLVEAARPGDGTLSGPLRLGVIPTIGPFVLPRVLPALRHDHPNLRPLLREDQTAKLLERLHRGDIDCALIALPYDIRGLECAEVLAENFWLAVPKGHPLAVASQISSADLPPDELLMLEDGHCLRDHALAACRLQGLRRSAAFEGTSLYTLVQMVAGGQGLTFLPELALRSEGLKEADWVLRPLDEPGPHRVIALVWRPSFPRAESLRLLATALADQLTTT; from the coding sequence ATGTATCTTCCATCGCCTCGCCAACTCCAGTACCTGGTCGCGCTGCTCGACCACCGGCATTTCGGTCGCGCGGCGGAGGCCTGTTTCGTCACCCAGTCAACCCTCAGCGTGGGATTGCAGGAATTGGAGGCGGGTCTGGACGCGGCACTGATCGAGCGCACCAAACGAAAAGTCATCCCGACGCCTTTGGGAATGGAGATTGGCCAGCGGGCGCGCACCTTGTTGCGCGACATGGCCGATCTGGTCGAGGCGGCGCGGCCTGGGGATGGCACCCTGTCCGGACCGTTGCGGCTGGGGGTTATTCCGACCATTGGACCGTTTGTATTGCCCCGGGTGCTCCCTGCCTTGCGCCATGATCATCCAAATCTACGCCCCCTGCTGCGCGAGGATCAGACGGCGAAGCTACTGGAGCGCCTGCATCGGGGCGATATTGATTGCGCGTTGATCGCCCTGCCCTACGACATTCGGGGATTGGAATGTGCCGAAGTATTGGCGGAGAACTTCTGGCTGGCGGTGCCCAAGGGACACCCCCTGGCCGTGGCGTCTCAGATCAGCTCCGCCGATCTGCCCCCCGATGAACTGTTGATGCTGGAAGATGGCCACTGCCTGCGCGACCACGCCCTGGCCGCTTGTCGTCTGCAAGGGTTGCGTCGCTCGGCGGCCTTCGAAGGCACCAGTCTGTATACACTTGTGCAGATGGTCGCCGGAGGGCAGGGCCTTACCTTCCTGCCGGAACTGGCCCTGCGCTCGGAAGGCCTCAAAGAGGCGGACTGGGTGCTCAGGCCCCTGGACGAACCCGGACCGCATCGGGTCATCGCCCTGGTCTGGCGACCCTCATTTCCCCGCGCCGAAAGCCTGCGGCTCCTGGCCACGGCCTTGGCCGATCAGCTGACAACCACGTAG
- a CDS encoding NAD(P)/FAD-dependent oxidoreductase: MNDIVIIGSGLGGYGLAREIRGADPDVPVTVVTADDGAQYSKPMLSNAFAQGKDAAALVQKAPEIAAEALKIAVRPNSRVSGIDPIGHRIQLQGGDSLTYAKLVLALGADPINLPIPGGEQVPVMTVNDLDAYGAWRERIAEGKRVLLIGAGLIGAEFANDLAIAGYKVTVVDPAPWPVARLVPEALGSLLTDSLAEAGIDLRMGRTVARIDPADSGFVATLDDGSEVPVDHALSAIGLAPRTQLAAAAGLECAKGIRIDSMMGTSDPDIYALGDCAESEAGPLPFVAPLLAQAKALAKSLTGTPTPLMLPALPVVVKTPALPLVVCPPKPGAEGDWTVTGEGRNLVAEFIAADGTKLGFALTGETTGLRRTMAKEMPDLLAG; encoded by the coding sequence ATGAATGACATCGTGATCATCGGCAGCGGCTTGGGCGGATATGGCTTGGCTCGCGAGATTCGCGGCGCGGACCCCGACGTTCCGGTCACCGTCGTGACGGCGGATGACGGGGCCCAGTACTCCAAGCCCATGCTGTCCAACGCCTTTGCCCAAGGCAAGGACGCGGCGGCGCTGGTGCAAAAAGCCCCGGAAATAGCCGCCGAGGCCCTGAAGATCGCGGTGCGTCCGAATAGCCGGGTGAGCGGAATCGACCCCATCGGCCATCGCATCCAGTTGCAGGGCGGCGACAGCCTGACCTATGCCAAGCTGGTGCTGGCCCTGGGGGCCGATCCCATCAACCTGCCCATCCCGGGCGGCGAACAGGTGCCGGTGATGACCGTCAATGACCTGGATGCCTATGGGGCCTGGCGGGAGCGAATCGCCGAGGGCAAGCGGGTGCTGCTCATCGGCGCCGGATTGATCGGGGCGGAATTCGCCAACGATCTGGCCATCGCCGGGTACAAGGTCACCGTCGTGGACCCGGCGCCCTGGCCGGTGGCCCGGTTGGTGCCGGAAGCCCTGGGGTCGCTGTTGACCGACAGCCTGGCCGAGGCCGGAATCGACCTGCGCATGGGCCGTACCGTGGCCCGCATCGATCCGGCAGACAGCGGTTTCGTGGCCACTCTGGATGATGGTTCGGAAGTGCCTGTCGACCACGCCCTGTCGGCCATCGGCTTGGCGCCGCGCACCCAACTGGCGGCGGCGGCGGGTCTCGAATGTGCCAAGGGGATCCGCATCGATTCCATGATGGGCACATCGGATCCGGATATTTATGCCCTGGGGGACTGCGCCGAAAGCGAGGCCGGACCGCTCCCCTTCGTCGCGCCGCTGCTGGCCCAGGCCAAGGCCCTGGCCAAGAGCCTGACCGGCACGCCCACGCCGCTGATGCTGCCTGCCCTGCCCGTGGTGGTGAAAACCCCGGCTCTGCCTCTGGTGGTCTGCCCGCCCAAACCGGGCGCCGAGGGCGACTGGACCGTCACCGGCGAAGGCCGCAATCTGGTGGCTGAATTCATCGCCGCCGACGGCACCAAGCTCGGCTTCGCCTTGACCGGCGAAACCACCGGCCTACGCCGCACCATGGCCAAGGAGATGCCGGATCTGTTGGCGGGGTGA
- the rd gene encoding rubredoxin, whose protein sequence is MKYVCVVCDFIYDPAKGIPEDGIAPGTAFADIPDDWTCPDCGVGKSDFEPVEEAA, encoded by the coding sequence ATGAAGTACGTGTGTGTTGTCTGTGATTTCATCTACGATCCGGCCAAGGGTATTCCCGAGGACGGCATCGCTCCGGGAACCGCGTTTGCCGATATCCCTGACGACTGGACCTGCCCCGACTGCGGTGTCGGCAAGTCCGATTTCGAACCCGTTGAAGAGGCTGCCTAA
- a CDS encoding rubrerythrin family protein has protein sequence MSHPENSVTVKNIEAAFAGESMANRKYLFFARRCRELGAVDVAKVFEATAEQETAHAFGHLDLLFPKEELTVANMLQMAIDGETYEYTEMYPEFRHLAEQEGNDAAVAEMDEQIAESKEHAEQFQSVLSKAAKRFAALAKVEERHAGHYQETLNQVGS, from the coding sequence ATGTCCCATCCCGAGAACAGTGTCACCGTCAAGAACATCGAGGCCGCCTTCGCCGGCGAATCCATGGCCAATCGAAAGTATCTTTTCTTTGCCCGCCGCTGCCGCGAACTGGGCGCCGTCGACGTGGCCAAGGTCTTCGAAGCCACCGCCGAGCAAGAAACCGCCCATGCCTTTGGTCATCTGGACTTGTTGTTCCCCAAAGAAGAACTGACCGTCGCCAACATGCTGCAGATGGCCATCGACGGCGAGACTTACGAATACACCGAGATGTATCCGGAGTTCCGTCATCTGGCCGAGCAGGAAGGTAACGATGCCGCGGTGGCCGAAATGGATGAGCAGATCGCCGAATCCAAGGAGCATGCCGAGCAGTTCCAATCGGTCCTGAGCAAGGCCGCCAAGCGTTTTGCCGCCCTGGCAAAGGTCGAAGAGCGACACGCCGGTCACTATCAAGAGACTTTGAATCAGGTCGGGTCTTGA
- a CDS encoding ferritin family protein translates to MSTASTAPRQALDSLEELLVHAIALEEEAVERYEEMADSLETHNNMETAELLRRLAGYGRKHAAEMRERAEGLTLPHIAPWDYKWGTEDSPETAALEDAHYLMTPYHAMLIAHRAESNARGFYAGVAATSRNESVAKLAQEFADEEAEHVALLEKWIEAQIPPPPDWAEDPDPPNIPE, encoded by the coding sequence GTGAGCACCGCATCCACTGCCCCGCGTCAGGCCCTCGATAGTCTCGAAGAGCTGCTCGTCCATGCCATCGCCCTGGAAGAAGAGGCGGTGGAACGCTACGAGGAAATGGCTGATTCCTTGGAGACCCATAACAATATGGAGACGGCGGAACTGCTTCGTCGCCTGGCCGGATACGGGCGCAAGCATGCCGCCGAAATGCGCGAGCGGGCCGAGGGCCTGACCCTGCCCCATATCGCGCCCTGGGACTACAAATGGGGCACCGAGGATTCGCCGGAGACGGCGGCTCTGGAAGACGCCCATTATCTGATGACCCCCTATCACGCCATGCTCATCGCCCACCGGGCGGAGAGCAACGCCCGGGGCTTCTACGCCGGGGTCGCAGCGACCTCGCGCAACGAGAGCGTGGCCAAGCTGGCCCAGGAATTCGCCGACGAGGAAGCCGAACATGTGGCGTTGCTGGAGAAATGGATCGAAGCGCAAATCCCGCCGCCGCCCGACTGGGCGGAAGACCCGGACCCGCCGAACATTCCGGAGTGA
- the phoU gene encoding phosphate signaling complex protein PhoU — MNQSHTVRSYERELEDLRQTVADMASVVSEEVAQALRALSQRDGVAAEALTTKDEVANALERDIDEKAIRMIALRHPMAGDLRVIIAALRIATDLERIGDYAKNIAKHTVSIATSGSDESVESVVEMGQQVADMVPDAVRAFLDRDEGLANAVRARDTAVDKRHTDLFRDLLTRVSEGSADVTAATHLMFIARCLERLGDHATNIADHALYLVDGTIPADDREKADQAAYVVVS, encoded by the coding sequence ATGAACCAGTCACATACGGTCCGTTCCTATGAACGGGAGCTGGAGGATTTAAGGCAGACGGTCGCGGACATGGCTTCCGTGGTGAGCGAGGAAGTGGCTCAGGCCCTCAGGGCTTTGTCCCAAAGGGATGGCGTGGCTGCCGAAGCCCTGACCACCAAAGACGAGGTTGCCAACGCCTTGGAACGGGATATCGATGAAAAAGCCATCCGCATGATCGCCCTGCGTCACCCCATGGCGGGGGATCTTCGCGTGATCATTGCCGCCTTGCGCATTGCCACCGATCTGGAACGGATCGGGGACTACGCCAAGAATATCGCCAAGCATACGGTATCCATCGCCACCTCGGGATCGGACGAATCGGTAGAGTCCGTGGTCGAAATGGGACAGCAGGTGGCCGACATGGTGCCCGACGCGGTCCGCGCCTTTTTGGATCGCGACGAGGGTCTGGCTAATGCCGTACGCGCCCGCGACACCGCGGTTGATAAGCGCCACACGGACCTGTTCCGGGATCTGCTGACCCGGGTCAGCGAGGGCTCGGCGGACGTGACGGCGGCGACACATCTGATGTTTATCGCCCGGTGCCTGGAACGGCTTGGCGACCATGCCACCAACATCGCCGACCACGCGCTATATCTGGTCGATGGCACCATTCCCGCCGATGACCGGGAGAAGGCCGATCAGGCAGCCTACGTGGTTGTCAGCTGA